In Campylobacter suis, the following proteins share a genomic window:
- a CDS encoding 4Fe-4S dicluster domain-containing protein: protein MKQHKFVIADYKRCIGCATCMASCFKSAYERGKLSKSRLTVLRQAYGVMPTQCRQCDDGPCANVCPTGALRFNESCIELHEEICIGCKLCTIACPYGAISSNAELMPSINYATEPKYYLEIESQSGAKNIAIKCDICNGRENGPACVEVCPTSAIIMVDPVSHNHKLGRKIDSEAAESFVDKILAGKNVICAPSTKESQPEGIVINELSATPNEMAKSSQNLGGAL, encoded by the coding sequence ATGAAACAGCATAAATTTGTGATCGCAGATTACAAACGATGCATCGGCTGTGCTACCTGTATGGCGTCATGTTTTAAGAGTGCTTACGAGCGTGGCAAACTCTCAAAATCACGCCTAACAGTCCTTCGCCAAGCTTATGGCGTTATGCCGACTCAGTGTCGTCAATGCGATGATGGTCCTTGTGCGAACGTATGCCCTACTGGTGCATTGCGTTTTAACGAAAGTTGCATAGAGCTGCATGAAGAAATTTGTATCGGTTGCAAACTCTGTACTATCGCATGTCCTTATGGTGCTATAAGCTCAAATGCTGAGCTAATGCCTTCTATAAACTACGCGACTGAGCCAAAGTACTATCTTGAGATAGAAAGTCAGTCAGGTGCAAAAAATATCGCTATAAAATGCGATATATGTAACGGTCGTGAGAACGGTCCAGCCTGTGTTGAAGTGTGCCCTACCTCAGCCATTATAATGGTAGATCCAGTAAGTCATAACCACAAACTAGGCAGAAAGATAGATAGTGAGGCGGCTGAAAGCTTTGTGGATAAAATTTTAGCTGGCAAAAATGTCATCTGTGCTCCAAGCACAAAAGAGAGCCAGCCAGAAGGTATCGTGATAAACGAGCTTAGTGCCACCCCTAATGAGATGGCAAAGTCTAGCCAAAATTTAGGAGGCGCACTATGA